Genomic window (Blattabacterium cuenoti):
ATGATAACTTACAATAAAGTTTACTTATTAGAATACAATACTCGTATCGGAGATCCTGAAGCTCAAACTTTATTCCCATTAATGAAAAGTAATTTTTTAAATATCATTCAATCTTCCTTTCAACATAAATCAATATCTATTGATTGGAAAAAATTATGTTCTTGTTGTGTCGTTTTATCATCTAGAGGATATCCTGAAAAATATGAAAGTGGAAAAATTATAACAGGGGTAAATTCTTTAAAAGAACCTTTTTATATTGCTGGAGCAAAAAAAAAACAAGAAAAATGGATTACATCAAGTGGACGAGTTCTCAATATAGTAGGAATAGGAAAAACGATTCAAGAAGCCAGAATAAAAGCTTATGACCAGGTTCAAAAAATTCAGTTTGACAATTTGTATTTTAGAAAAGATATTGGTTTATAATATAAATTATACAAAAAATGGAAAGAGATTTTATCCTAATATTAGATTTTGGATCTCAATATAGTCATATGATTGCTAGAAGAATTCGAGATATAGGAGTATATACTTTATTATATCATTATAATGAAATTTCTATATCTCATATAATTTCAAAAAAAAAACCTAAAGGATTGATTCTATCAGGAAGTCATTTTTCTGTTTATGAAAAAGGTTCTCCATTAATAGAGAAAAAATTTTTTAAACTCAATATTCCCATACTCGGAATTTGTTATGGAATGCAACTTATTTCTTTTCTTTTTGGAGGAGAAATAAAAAAATCCAAATACAAAGAATATGGAAAATCCTGCTTGATCATAGATCATCCTAAGAACAATCTATTTTATGGGATTCCCGATAAATCTATAGTTTGGATGAGTCATTTTGATGAAGTTAAAAATGTTCCAAAAGAATTTAAAGTCATTGGACATACATCATCTTGTGATATTGCAGCTTTGAGTCATTTCAATAAAGAGATTTATGCAGTTCAATTTCATCCAGAAGTAAAAAATACAGAATATGGAATATCTATGTTAAAAAATTTTGTTTTTCACATTTGCAAATGTAGTCCAAATTGGGAATTAAATAATTTTTTGCAAAATACGATAGATGATATTAAAAAACGTGTAGATAAAAAAAAAGTTTTGCTAGGTTTTTCTGGAGGAGTAGATTCTTTTGTTTCGGCTTATATCATTCGGAAAGCTATTGGGAACTCTTTAAATTGTATTTTCGTGGATACAGGATTATTATTGAAAGACGAAAAAAAAAGAATATCTTCTTTATGTAAAAAGATGCATTTTCCTATAAAAATTATAAATGCTAAAAATCATTTTTTATCTAAGCTTACTGGCATTGTTGATCCTGAGATAAAGAGAAAAGTTATAGGAAAAGAATTTATCTATATCTTTCAAAAGGAATCAGAAAAAATTAAAAATGTTGAATTTTTAGCACAAGGGACCATTTATTCAGATATTATAGAATCTTCTGTTCTTTCAAAAAATTTGATAAGTAATTCTATAAAATCTCATCATAATGTAGGAGGGCTCCCTACAACATTAATGAAATTAAAACTCATTGAACCATTAAAAAAATTATTTAAAGATGAAGTTAGAAAAATAGGAGAAAAATTAGGGGTTCCAAAAGAAATTTTATATCGTCATCCATTTCCCGGCCCTGGTTTTGGTATTCGTATTATTGGAGAAATAAATGAACACAAAATTTCTATTCTAAAAGAAGCAGAGAATATTCTATTGCAAGAATTAAAAAATTATGATATTTACAATTCTGTTAGTCAGGCTTTTATTATTTTATTACCCGTAAAATCTGTAGGAATCAAAGGGGATAAACGAACTTATGAATATGCAGCTATATTACGTGTAATAAATACTGAAGATTTTATGACTAGTACTTTTACACATTTATCTTACGATTTTTTAGAAAAAGTTTCAAATAGAATCACTAATGAAATTGATGGAATTAATAGAATAGCATATGACATCACCTCTAAACCTCCATCTACTATTGAATGGGAATAATTTTTATATCATCATAGAAACCAAATTATATATATTTTTTTTTAATTCGGTTCTAGGAGAAATTAAATCTATAAATCCATGATCCATTAAAAATTCTGCAGTTTGAAATCCTTTTGGTAGATCTTTTCCTATAATTTCCCTAATCACCCTAGGACCAGCAAATCCAATAAGAGCACCTGGCTCAGCTATATTAACATCTCCAAGTAAA
Coding sequences:
- the guaA gene encoding glutamine-hydrolyzing GMP synthase, giving the protein MERDFILILDFGSQYSHMIARRIRDIGVYTLLYHYNEISISHIISKKKPKGLILSGSHFSVYEKGSPLIEKKFFKLNIPILGICYGMQLISFLFGGEIKKSKYKEYGKSCLIIDHPKNNLFYGIPDKSIVWMSHFDEVKNVPKEFKVIGHTSSCDIAALSHFNKEIYAVQFHPEVKNTEYGISMLKNFVFHICKCSPNWELNNFLQNTIDDIKKRVDKKKVLLGFSGGVDSFVSAYIIRKAIGNSLNCIFVDTGLLLKDEKKRISSLCKKMHFPIKIINAKNHFLSKLTGIVDPEIKRKVIGKEFIYIFQKESEKIKNVEFLAQGTIYSDIIESSVLSKNLISNSIKSHHNVGGLPTTLMKLKLIEPLKKLFKDEVRKIGEKLGVPKEILYRHPFPGPGFGIRIIGEINEHKISILKEAENILLQELKNYDIYNSVSQAFIILLPVKSVGIKGDKRTYEYAAILRVINTEDFMTSTFTHLSYDFLEKVSNRITNEIDGINRIAYDITSKPPSTIEWE